The following are from one region of the Stigmatella ashevillena genome:
- a CDS encoding glucodextranase DOMON-like domain-containing protein translates to MTAFRRPLPMLALGAVLASACAGRNTRGATPLFTLEDPRGDDHGDGELRYPLREDMAQGSLDLLSLSAHEESGGTRFEATFARPIVKPQAARTVDLTGETQAQRARLGFYTFNVDLYVDTDGVEGSGRTDTLPGRFLTLAPGSAWEKVILLTPRPYQARDMLRGLWRHDARQERQRQQGPLGEVAQREVDAAVEQELETRVFFPTRVRINGPTVEFFVPKDFLGGAARPEWGYAAAVTGASLETKVDVPALFGSAPARGLMVLPIATGDSRERFGGGRLGDPRQSPVVDLIVPQGVTQEQVLGVNAPPWPAVFPTRPAPPQTGE, encoded by the coding sequence ATGACCGCCTTCCGCCGCCCTCTCCCGATGCTCGCGCTGGGGGCCGTGCTGGCCAGCGCCTGTGCGGGCCGGAACACCCGCGGGGCCACGCCCCTCTTCACGCTGGAGGATCCTCGCGGGGATGACCACGGGGACGGAGAGCTGCGCTACCCGCTGCGCGAGGACATGGCGCAAGGGAGCTTGGACCTGCTGTCGCTGTCGGCGCATGAAGAGTCCGGGGGCACGCGCTTCGAGGCCACGTTCGCCCGCCCCATCGTCAAGCCCCAGGCGGCGCGCACGGTGGACTTGACCGGAGAGACGCAGGCCCAGCGGGCGCGGCTCGGCTTCTACACCTTCAACGTGGATCTCTATGTGGACACGGATGGGGTGGAAGGCTCGGGACGCACGGACACTCTGCCCGGACGGTTCCTCACGCTGGCGCCCGGGAGCGCCTGGGAGAAGGTCATCCTGCTCACGCCTCGGCCGTATCAAGCACGGGACATGCTGCGCGGACTGTGGCGGCACGACGCGCGGCAAGAGCGTCAGCGCCAGCAGGGTCCTCTGGGAGAGGTGGCGCAACGCGAAGTGGACGCGGCGGTGGAGCAGGAATTGGAGACGCGGGTCTTCTTTCCCACCCGCGTGCGCATCAACGGCCCCACGGTGGAGTTCTTCGTGCCGAAGGATTTCCTGGGAGGCGCAGCCCGGCCCGAGTGGGGTTACGCGGCGGCGGTGACGGGGGCCAGCCTGGAAACGAAAGTGGATGTTCCCGCCCTGTTCGGAAGCGCGCCCGCACGGGGGTTGATGGTGCTTCCCATCGCGACGGGAGACTCACGCGAGCGCTTCGGGGGAGGACGGCTCGGGGACCCCCGCCAATCTCCTGTCGTGGATCTGATCGTCCCCCAAGGAGTCACCCAGGAGCAGGTTCTTGGGGTGAATGCACCGCCCTGGCCCGCGGTCTTTCCCACGCGCCCGGCTCCGCCCCAGACCGGCGAGTGA
- a CDS encoding carbohydrate ABC transporter permease, protein MNPPEKTSPGLRRPRVFVGLALALGLGLFVAHGLLARAREDASLEREQRRALISLHALTELVQRAGGSGDGVRAVISSWQDLLPPGSAVRVVAFSGVRLEASTFPEDQGDKAAPRRLSREEKVLYDRGLQLRAAVEGNREEGSARKQEMAAEGLPNGGRLISAPVEVEGKVVGTVELATPPLPQVEPPSATPAVLAFLLPVLVLVAVSFAPLRRQWQLAAVAAVAFIVGLGAYAASSLTSLEDGLRGSQETVAEQLKAMSERARTVMAAQNFPTEPALTPGTWDADLWRRPLGLLTAEGTVNGPVLEARVERQRGEVQNAFYGLGAVGLALVLIIGLGAVHRLASTAKEHRQAYLFILPAMGGMVVLIFFPFLYGITLSFTDANLYNSSQALPDIWIGLRNYQEILGDFSVAHRAENGQWVFNYLNFYWTLMFTVVWTITNVTIGVTVGLTLALILNTPKLALRPIYRVLLILPWAMPNYITALIWKGMFHQQFGVVNHIIRLFGGQGLSWFESPFTSFFTALATNGWLSFPFMMVVSLGALQSIPAELYEAARVDGASRWEQFRAITLPSLKPALMPAVILSVVWTFNMFNIIFLVTEGEPGNSTEILVTQAYKYAFQRYRHGYAAAYSTVIFGILLLYSLVQNRITRATEAT, encoded by the coding sequence TTGAATCCTCCTGAGAAGACTTCCCCCGGCCTGCGCCGGCCCCGCGTGTTCGTGGGGCTCGCCCTGGCGCTGGGCCTGGGGCTGTTCGTGGCCCATGGACTGCTGGCCCGGGCGCGGGAGGATGCCTCGCTCGAACGCGAGCAGCGCCGGGCCCTTATCTCCCTGCACGCGCTCACGGAGCTGGTGCAGCGGGCGGGTGGAAGCGGCGACGGGGTGCGTGCCGTCATCTCCTCCTGGCAGGACCTGCTGCCCCCGGGCAGCGCCGTGCGGGTGGTGGCCTTTTCCGGCGTCCGCCTGGAAGCCTCCACCTTTCCAGAGGACCAGGGCGACAAGGCCGCCCCGCGCCGTCTGTCGCGCGAGGAGAAGGTCCTCTATGACCGAGGACTCCAACTGCGCGCCGCGGTGGAGGGCAATCGGGAAGAGGGCAGTGCGCGCAAGCAGGAAATGGCGGCCGAGGGGCTGCCCAATGGCGGACGGCTGATCTCCGCCCCCGTGGAGGTGGAAGGCAAGGTGGTGGGGACGGTGGAGCTGGCCACACCGCCGCTGCCCCAGGTGGAGCCGCCCAGCGCGACGCCCGCGGTGCTCGCGTTCCTGCTGCCGGTGCTGGTCCTGGTGGCGGTGAGCTTCGCCCCTCTGCGCCGCCAGTGGCAGCTCGCCGCCGTGGCGGCCGTGGCCTTCATCGTGGGCCTGGGGGCCTACGCCGCCAGCTCACTCACCTCGCTGGAAGACGGGTTGCGAGGCTCTCAGGAGACGGTGGCCGAGCAGCTCAAGGCCATGTCCGAGCGCGCCCGGACGGTGATGGCGGCGCAGAACTTCCCCACCGAGCCCGCGCTCACGCCGGGCACCTGGGACGCGGACCTGTGGCGCCGGCCCCTGGGGCTGCTCACCGCCGAGGGCACGGTGAACGGGCCCGTGCTCGAGGCGCGCGTGGAGCGGCAGCGCGGCGAGGTGCAGAACGCCTTTTATGGGCTGGGGGCGGTGGGGCTGGCCCTGGTGCTGATCATCGGCCTAGGCGCCGTGCACCGGCTGGCCAGCACCGCGAAGGAGCACCGTCAGGCGTACCTGTTCATCCTCCCGGCCATGGGGGGGATGGTGGTGCTCATCTTCTTCCCCTTCCTGTACGGCATCACGCTCTCCTTCACGGACGCCAACCTCTACAACAGCAGCCAGGCGCTGCCGGACATCTGGATTGGCCTGCGCAACTACCAGGAGATCCTCGGGGACTTCTCCGTCGCCCACCGCGCGGAGAACGGCCAGTGGGTGTTCAACTACCTGAACTTCTACTGGACGTTGATGTTCACGGTGGTGTGGACGATCACCAACGTCACCATCGGCGTGACGGTGGGGCTGACGCTGGCGCTCATCCTCAACACGCCCAAGCTGGCCCTGCGCCCCATCTACCGGGTGTTGCTCATCCTGCCGTGGGCCATGCCCAACTACATCACCGCCCTCATCTGGAAGGGCATGTTCCACCAGCAGTTCGGCGTGGTGAACCACATCATCCGCCTGTTCGGCGGCCAGGGGCTGAGCTGGTTCGAGTCCCCCTTCACCAGCTTCTTCACGGCGCTGGCCACCAACGGGTGGCTGAGCTTCCCGTTCATGATGGTGGTGTCGCTGGGCGCGTTGCAGTCCATCCCCGCCGAGCTCTACGAGGCAGCGCGCGTGGACGGGGCTTCGCGCTGGGAGCAGTTCCGCGCCATCACCCTGCCCTCGCTCAAGCCCGCGCTGATGCCCGCCGTCATCCTGTCGGTGGTGTGGACCTTCAACATGTTCAACATCATCTTCCTGGTGACGGAAGGTGAGCCGGGCAACTCCACGGAGATCCTCGTCACGCAAGCCTACAAGTACGCCTTCCAGCGCTACCGCCATGGGTACGCGGCGGCATACTCCACGGTCATCTTCGGCATCCTGCTGCTCTACAGCCTGGTGCAGAACCGCATCACCCGGGCCACGGAGGCCACCTGA
- a CDS encoding glucodextranase DOMON-like domain-containing protein, translated as MKTRLASLPLAAALVGLPAAAAGKLTFKDPSGDDNGPGKYVYPTDTVYKKGTFDLTEVTVEKKGDNVEFTATLGANLEDPWKMGSGFSLQMVFIFIDKDGKAGSGHTEGLPGLNIQFAPDSAWEKVVLLSPQAAPRLKAEVGNKASALKDDVVVPSRTKGSGRKLTASVKASELGEGDPSQWGYQVVVQSNEGFPAGNDLMTRKVNEYEGQHRFGGGHDGECDPHVIDTLAGSAKGDASEVKAQHDMLKYECAEDGSTKSPATLTMIRQGK; from the coding sequence ATGAAGACCCGCCTCGCCTCGCTCCCCCTGGCCGCCGCGCTGGTTGGCCTCCCCGCAGCCGCCGCTGGCAAGCTCACCTTCAAGGACCCCTCGGGAGACGACAACGGCCCGGGCAAGTACGTGTACCCGACGGACACCGTCTACAAGAAGGGCACCTTTGATCTCACGGAGGTCACCGTGGAAAAGAAGGGTGACAACGTGGAGTTCACCGCGACCCTGGGGGCCAACCTGGAGGACCCGTGGAAGATGGGCAGCGGGTTCTCTCTCCAGATGGTGTTCATCTTCATCGACAAGGACGGCAAGGCGGGCAGCGGCCACACCGAGGGCCTGCCGGGCCTCAACATCCAGTTCGCCCCCGACTCCGCCTGGGAGAAGGTCGTCCTGCTCTCCCCGCAAGCCGCCCCCCGCCTGAAGGCCGAGGTCGGCAACAAGGCCAGCGCCCTGAAGGACGACGTCGTGGTGCCCTCTCGCACCAAGGGATCTGGCCGCAAGCTCACCGCCTCCGTGAAGGCCTCGGAGCTGGGCGAGGGCGACCCCAGCCAATGGGGCTACCAGGTGGTGGTGCAATCCAACGAAGGCTTCCCGGCCGGCAATGACCTGATGACGCGCAAGGTCAACGAGTACGAGGGGCAGCACCGCTTCGGCGGCGGTCACGACGGAGAGTGTGATCCGCACGTGATTGACACACTGGCAGGCAGTGCGAAGGGCGACGCCTCCGAAGTGAAGGCCCAGCACGACATGCTGAAGTACGAGTGCGCCGAGGACGGCAGCACCAAATCGCCCGCAACGCTGACAATGATTCGTCAGGGCAAGTAA
- a CDS encoding carboxypeptidase regulatory-like domain-containing protein, with the protein MRQRLAGVSAVLVSLSIVGFWSLGEPSPAPESAPAEAARTVAAVNAPIPPVSPRPPAHERAHAEGALEEELVGTTVVRGTGEPLARVEIRLIPQVFLATGQATGDPLQESLSTTSNMAGEFLFTSVPPGKYRLEAHLPGHVPQILPLLRVPFEDSLTLDLIRGGEVEGVVLSGDGQPAPNAEVSAISRTRTTTLTDAQGRFTFTLPPGSHAVSAVRAQEAGALSAPVQVSQEKPLHRLRISLGAGAVLSGQVTRPDGSPVLGARVHVLPEGFRTPSALAGTDAQGAFLIAPLAPGAYRVQALTPEGHRSPFQQIQVAEGGRMSLLFEAEGPASRHEKHRLLGQIIDSRGHAVQGFYLEVTALETGDSRTFDFMGDWFEVDVPLGRHRLYVALSDGERAEQLVQTGPGASTRLEILVHPGVSLSGRVIDPFTRKPLPDGAVLIPQYGVASIHADGRFVFRDLPPGEHTLHLQRGTLQASQRVTLRPGKAHDLGDLPFEPPLPSPR; encoded by the coding sequence GTGAGACAGCGCTTGGCGGGGGTGAGCGCCGTCTTGGTGTCCCTCTCCATTGTGGGCTTCTGGAGCCTCGGGGAGCCCTCCCCCGCTCCGGAGTCCGCTCCCGCCGAGGCCGCGCGCACGGTGGCGGCCGTGAACGCTCCCATCCCACCGGTCTCTCCGCGTCCCCCGGCGCATGAGAGGGCCCATGCCGAGGGGGCCCTGGAGGAAGAGCTGGTCGGCACCACCGTGGTGAGGGGAACTGGGGAGCCCCTCGCGCGGGTGGAGATCCGTCTCATCCCTCAAGTCTTCCTGGCCACCGGTCAGGCCACTGGGGATCCGCTCCAGGAGAGCCTCTCCACCACCAGCAACATGGCCGGGGAGTTCCTCTTCACCAGTGTGCCGCCCGGGAAGTACCGGCTGGAGGCCCACCTGCCGGGCCATGTTCCCCAGATCCTGCCCCTCCTGCGTGTTCCCTTCGAGGACTCCCTCACCTTGGATCTGATCCGGGGCGGCGAGGTGGAGGGCGTCGTCCTCTCTGGAGACGGCCAACCTGCGCCCAACGCGGAGGTGAGCGCCATCAGCAGGACGCGGACCACGACCCTCACGGATGCCCAGGGCCGCTTCACCTTCACCCTCCCGCCTGGAAGCCATGCCGTCTCCGCCGTGCGCGCCCAGGAGGCGGGGGCGTTGAGTGCTCCCGTCCAGGTGAGCCAGGAGAAGCCCCTGCACAGGCTGCGCATTTCGCTGGGAGCGGGCGCCGTTCTCAGCGGACAGGTGACGCGCCCGGACGGCTCGCCCGTGCTGGGCGCTCGGGTGCATGTCCTCCCGGAGGGCTTTCGCACTCCCAGCGCCCTGGCGGGGACCGACGCGCAGGGCGCCTTCCTCATCGCCCCGCTGGCGCCTGGCGCCTATCGCGTCCAAGCCCTCACCCCCGAAGGCCACCGGAGCCCTTTTCAGCAAATCCAAGTGGCCGAAGGGGGGCGCATGTCTCTCCTTTTTGAAGCCGAGGGCCCCGCCTCCCGCCACGAGAAACACCGACTCCTGGGCCAGATCATCGACTCCCGGGGACATGCCGTTCAGGGCTTCTATCTCGAGGTGACGGCCCTGGAGACCGGGGACTCACGCACCTTCGACTTCATGGGAGACTGGTTCGAGGTCGACGTGCCCCTGGGACGCCACCGGCTCTACGTGGCCCTGAGCGACGGAGAGCGCGCCGAACAGCTCGTCCAGACGGGGCCTGGCGCTTCCACGCGCCTCGAAATTCTCGTGCACCCTGGCGTCTCCCTGTCGGGCCGGGTCATTGACCCCTTCACGCGAAAACCCCTGCCGGACGGGGCCGTGCTCATTCCCCAGTACGGTGTGGCCAGCATTCACGCAGACGGCCGCTTCGTCTTCCGCGATCTCCCCCCTGGAGAACACACCCTCCATCTCCAGCGAGGAACCCTCCAGGCCTCGCAGCGAGTCACGCTGCGGCCCGGCAAAGCCCACGACCTGGGAGATCTCCCCTTCGAGCCCCCGCTTCCCTCGCCGCGTTGA
- a CDS encoding endonuclease I family protein, with translation MNTLSLQRTTFRPTPAAPEAAPRSTPAPATRASGRPFAWGDTFTPSASRSASSTGAKRAEAPQTPPASEDPFEGLRDQALLRAIKQSSVGKDVHSYNEARKILFTDLDVHSGKVDCVYTGRQIDGGRIPNSSDMNVEHTWPQSKGATGDAKSDLHHLFPTDAKANSKRGNFPFGEVEKVQWSQNGAKFGLDAQGRKVFEPPDEHKGNVARAMFYFSAEYNKAIPNDEEAVLRQWNTLDSVDAAEVARNRRISELQGNVNQFVEHAELADRIQDF, from the coding sequence GTGAACACGCTCAGCCTCCAGAGAACCACCTTCCGCCCCACGCCCGCTGCTCCGGAGGCAGCGCCTCGTTCCACCCCGGCGCCTGCGACGCGCGCCTCGGGCCGCCCCTTCGCGTGGGGAGATACCTTCACGCCGTCCGCATCCCGGTCGGCCTCCAGCACGGGGGCAAAGCGCGCCGAGGCCCCGCAAACGCCGCCGGCTTCGGAGGATCCCTTCGAGGGACTGCGAGACCAGGCGCTGCTGCGAGCCATCAAGCAGTCGTCGGTGGGCAAGGACGTCCACAGCTACAACGAGGCCCGGAAGATCCTCTTCACCGACCTGGATGTGCACAGCGGCAAGGTGGACTGCGTGTACACGGGGCGGCAGATCGACGGTGGCCGCATCCCCAACAGCTCGGACATGAACGTGGAGCACACCTGGCCGCAGTCGAAGGGGGCCACGGGAGATGCCAAGAGCGACCTGCACCACCTGTTCCCCACGGATGCGAAGGCCAACTCCAAGCGGGGCAATTTCCCGTTCGGCGAAGTGGAGAAGGTGCAGTGGAGCCAGAACGGCGCGAAGTTCGGCTTGGATGCGCAGGGCCGCAAGGTGTTCGAGCCGCCCGATGAGCACAAGGGCAACGTGGCGCGGGCGATGTTCTACTTCTCGGCGGAGTATAACAAGGCCATCCCCAACGACGAAGAGGCCGTGCTGCGTCAGTGGAACACGCTGGACTCGGTCGATGCGGCCGAGGTGGCGCGCAACCGCCGCATCTCCGAGTTGCAGGGCAACGTGAACCAGTTCGTGGAGCACGCGGAGCTGGCAGACCGCATCCAGGACTTCTGA
- a CDS encoding sugar ABC transporter permease has protein sequence MATRREGLPHLPLHLVLVGFTIFTLYPILWVVSIAFSGRQSLAITTLPENATWTDRLRAVIPWPEVWSFSNFTSVMTDQPFARWILNSTIIALGTTVVGMFLACTAAYAFSRFQFPGRRAGLMSFLVSQMFPGTLMLIPLFIILVQWMKLGNSRLGLIIVYATTSIPFSVWMLKGYFDTIPKELEEAAIMEGASVGRVFWTIILPLAKPALAVTALFSFMTSWNEFILAATFMEQDTMYTAPVGLRFFVGGYSQQWGYFAAGSIIVSIPVVFLFLFLQKYLVSGLTAGGVKG, from the coding sequence ATGGCAACGCGACGCGAGGGCCTTCCGCACCTGCCGCTGCACCTGGTGCTGGTGGGCTTCACGATCTTCACCCTCTACCCCATCCTCTGGGTCGTCTCGATCGCCTTCTCGGGGCGCCAGAGCCTGGCCATCACCACCCTGCCCGAGAACGCCACGTGGACGGACCGGCTGCGCGCCGTCATCCCTTGGCCGGAGGTCTGGTCCTTCTCCAACTTCACCTCGGTGATGACGGATCAGCCCTTCGCGCGGTGGATCCTCAACAGCACTATCATCGCGCTGGGCACCACAGTGGTGGGCATGTTCCTGGCGTGCACGGCGGCCTATGCCTTCAGCCGCTTCCAGTTCCCGGGCCGACGCGCGGGGCTGATGTCCTTCCTGGTGTCCCAGATGTTCCCGGGCACGCTGATGCTCATCCCCCTGTTCATCATCCTGGTGCAGTGGATGAAGCTGGGCAACTCGCGCCTGGGCCTCATCATCGTCTACGCCACCACGTCCATCCCCTTCAGCGTGTGGATGCTCAAGGGCTACTTCGACACCATCCCGAAGGAGCTGGAGGAGGCAGCCATCATGGAGGGCGCCTCGGTGGGACGCGTCTTCTGGACCATCATCCTGCCGCTGGCCAAGCCGGCGCTGGCGGTGACGGCGCTCTTCTCCTTCATGACGTCGTGGAACGAGTTCATCCTCGCGGCCACCTTCATGGAGCAGGATACGATGTACACAGCGCCCGTGGGGCTGCGCTTCTTCGTGGGCGGCTACTCCCAGCAATGGGGCTACTTCGCCGCCGGCTCCATCATCGTCTCCATCCCCGTGGTGTTCCTCTTCCTGTTCCTCCAGAAGTACCTCGTCTCCGGACTCACCGCCGGCGGCGTGAAGGGCTGA